In Kordiimonas pumila, a single genomic region encodes these proteins:
- the rodA gene encoding rod shape-determining protein RodA, whose amino-acid sequence MGTTRMFGPRRVDKSLYQRLASLNWGIIALIVCLAGVGVAMLYSVSGGYWEPWASRHTVRFGFAFILMLVIAVTDIRYWMAMAYPAWVLGLLLLVLVEFIGATGMGGQRWLDIGVMRIQPSELVKIAVIMALARYFHGRTYDQARSLRSLFIPFILIFIPALLVIRQPDFGTGLMIIMGGASILFLSGLPAWIFVAAGVSVTAAVPIVWQLMKSYQRDRVLTFLNPEADPLGAGYQITQSKIALGSGGLMGKGFMEGTQSHLNFLPEMKTDFIFTVLVEEFGLVGAIVVLTMYATVLIYALLIGIGCRNQFGRLMASGLAITLFLYVFINVGMVMGLMPVVGVPLPLISYGGSAMLTWSVAFGLILSVAIHRHVTLAPRGSGIG is encoded by the coding sequence ATGGGCACTACACGGATGTTTGGCCCTAGAAGGGTAGACAAAAGCCTATATCAGCGTTTGGCTAGCTTGAATTGGGGAATTATTGCCTTGATTGTGTGCCTTGCAGGTGTTGGTGTTGCCATGCTTTATTCTGTTTCTGGCGGGTACTGGGAACCTTGGGCATCACGTCATACCGTGCGCTTTGGCTTTGCGTTTATTCTAATGCTGGTTATTGCTGTAACTGATATTCGCTACTGGATGGCAATGGCTTATCCTGCATGGGTCTTAGGCTTATTGTTGCTTGTGCTGGTTGAGTTTATTGGGGCTACTGGTATGGGGGGGCAGCGCTGGCTTGATATTGGGGTTATGCGTATTCAGCCTTCCGAGCTTGTCAAAATTGCAGTTATTATGGCGCTTGCACGGTACTTTCATGGCCGTACCTATGATCAGGCTCGTAGTCTAAGGTCACTATTTATACCCTTTATCCTTATTTTTATCCCAGCACTTTTGGTTATCAGGCAGCCTGATTTTGGTACAGGCCTTATGATCATTATGGGCGGAGCCTCTATTCTGTTTTTAAGCGGGTTGCCTGCATGGATTTTTGTAGCTGCCGGGGTTAGTGTTACAGCGGCAGTTCCTATTGTGTGGCAATTAATGAAAAGCTATCAGCGTGACCGGGTTTTGACATTTCTGAACCCTGAAGCAGACCCATTAGGAGCAGGGTATCAGATAACACAATCAAAAATTGCTCTTGGCTCAGGGGGGCTTATGGGCAAAGGTTTTATGGAGGGTACCCAAAGCCATTTGAATTTTTTACCTGAAATGAAAACTGATTTTATCTTTACCGTGTTGGTAGAGGAGTTTGGTCTTGTTGGCGCGATTGTTGTTTTAACTATGTATGCCACAGTTTTGATTTATGCCTTGCTCATTGGTATTGGGTGTAGAAATCAGTTCGGCAGGCTTATGGCTTCAGGGTTGGCGATTACTCTATTTTTATATGTGTTTATAAATGTGGGTATGGTGATGGGGCTTATGCCGGTTGTTGGTGTGCCATTGCCGCTTATTTCATACGGGGGGTCTGCCATGCTCACATGGTCGGTTGCTTTCGGGCTTATTCTCTCTGTTGCTATTCACCGCCATGTTACATTGGCACCGCGTGGCAGTGGTATTGGGTAA
- the mrdA gene encoding penicillin-binding protein 2 encodes MAREGLRYQTFSRRAFLLAGAKGLAFTALAGRLYYLSIVNGEQYKLRAEKNRISIRLTPPERGEILDRNGIKIATNRPDFSVFLIPEQAHDVVATLQKLGRIVKLDERRLTRVRRQISRQRKFFPVTVAQGLDWQTFSKVNVAMPELPGVETTAGLSRFYPKGYEVAHIVGYLASPDEEEVRLHPMYRLPGFKVGRQGIEKRFENYLRGTAGTRRVEVNAVGREIRDLPPKEEAVKGNDLHLALDINLQSYALEQLNENAAGVVAMDVNSGDVLALASAPSYDPNEFNRGISQENWQGLLNDPRKPLLNKCLSGQYPPGSTIKMVIALAALEHGIITQDTKFYCNGNHKLGDHTFHCWKRGGHGTLDLLGAISNSCDVYFYEIAERLDVDMIADMSRRFGLGESFELGVDGEKPGLVPDRRWKSVFLQQNWQLGDTLNVAIGQGAMLVTPLQLAVMVSRIASGMSVRPLLIRENDVLKRSDQLEFSADGVFNQLDVNPLHLRIVRKGMEMVMAAGGTAHDYRRPKSAIKQAGKTGTAQVRRITKEERVTGVLDNNELPWGARDHALFVGFAPVEAPRVAVAVLVQHGGGGSKVAAPIARAVMDKALELMDAKELDEGQL; translated from the coding sequence ATGGCAAGAGAGGGCCTTAGATACCAAACCTTTAGCCGGCGAGCTTTTTTATTGGCAGGAGCAAAAGGGCTTGCTTTTACAGCCCTTGCTGGGCGGCTATATTATTTGTCCATTGTAAACGGTGAGCAATATAAATTACGGGCAGAAAAAAATCGTATTTCTATTCGCCTTACGCCGCCAGAGCGCGGCGAAATCCTTGACCGTAACGGCATAAAAATTGCTACAAACCGCCCAGATTTTAGCGTTTTTTTAATCCCGGAACAGGCGCACGATGTGGTTGCTACTTTGCAAAAACTGGGGCGCATAGTTAAGTTGGATGAAAGACGCTTAACCCGTGTGCGGCGGCAAATTAGCAGGCAGCGAAAGTTTTTCCCGGTTACGGTGGCACAGGGGCTTGATTGGCAAACGTTTTCAAAGGTGAATGTTGCAATGCCTGAATTGCCCGGTGTTGAAACAACTGCTGGATTATCTCGGTTTTATCCAAAAGGGTATGAAGTTGCTCATATCGTTGGGTATTTAGCATCACCCGACGAGGAAGAAGTTCGCCTCCACCCCATGTACCGACTCCCCGGTTTCAAGGTGGGGCGACAGGGCATTGAAAAACGTTTTGAAAATTATCTGCGCGGCACAGCGGGCACACGCCGTGTTGAAGTGAATGCTGTAGGGCGTGAAATTCGAGATCTGCCTCCCAAGGAAGAGGCTGTAAAAGGCAATGACTTGCATTTGGCGCTTGATATAAATCTGCAAAGCTATGCTTTGGAGCAATTAAATGAGAATGCGGCAGGCGTGGTTGCTATGGATGTCAATTCAGGTGACGTGCTGGCACTTGCGTCCGCGCCCAGTTACGACCCGAATGAGTTTAACCGGGGTATTAGTCAAGAGAATTGGCAGGGTTTACTGAATGACCCGAGAAAGCCTCTTTTGAACAAGTGCTTGTCTGGGCAGTATCCGCCGGGTTCAACCATTAAAATGGTTATTGCTCTTGCGGCGCTTGAGCACGGTATCATTACGCAGGACACAAAGTTTTACTGTAATGGCAACCATAAACTGGGCGACCATACCTTTCACTGTTGGAAAAGAGGGGGGCACGGAACACTGGATCTACTTGGGGCCATATCCAATAGCTGCGATGTTTATTTCTATGAAATAGCAGAAAGGCTGGACGTTGATATGATCGCCGATATGAGCCGTCGTTTCGGCCTTGGCGAAAGTTTTGAATTGGGGGTGGACGGTGAAAAACCAGGCTTGGTGCCAGATAGACGCTGGAAGTCCGTTTTTTTACAGCAAAACTGGCAACTTGGAGACACGTTAAATGTGGCGATTGGTCAGGGAGCCATGCTTGTTACACCCTTGCAATTGGCTGTAATGGTATCTCGCATTGCATCGGGTATGAGTGTGCGGCCTTTATTGATCCGTGAGAATGATGTTTTAAAACGGTCGGATCAGCTCGAGTTCAGCGCAGATGGTGTTTTTAACCAATTGGATGTTAACCCCTTACACTTGCGTATTGTTAGAAAAGGTATGGAAATGGTTATGGCTGCAGGCGGTACCGCACACGATTACCGCAGGCCAAAGAGCGCCATAAAACAGGCAGGTAAAACAGGTACAGCACAGGTTCGTCGCATTACAAAAGAAGAGCGAGTAACAGGAGTGCTGGATAATAATGAATTACCTTGGGGCGCGCGGGACCATGCATTGTTTGTGGGGTTTGCGCCAGTAGAGGCGCCCCGTGTTGCGGTCGCTGTGCTGGTGCAGCACGGCGGCGGCGGTTCGAAAGTAGCGGCGCCTATAGCCCGTGCCGTTATGGACAAAGCACTTGAACTTATGGATGCAAAAGAGCTTGATGAGGGGCAACTGTAA
- the mreD gene encoding rod shape-determining protein MreD, translated as MAKARSAIVSSGPVGFLPVSITFFMAILMLLPIGSGASNIIMPHLVMISIFYWLSSRPLLMPYGACAVLGLCIDLWLNVPLGLNMLLLLLTRLFVLNQLKHYKGRNRAVHWGVFAVMSCGLYLISWILFSAIHSEFWPIKPVLMQWLVTAFSYAPVAFLLGRLRRWAW; from the coding sequence ATGGCAAAAGCTAGATCTGCCATAGTGTCCAGCGGCCCTGTTGGTTTTTTACCAGTTAGTATTACTTTTTTCATGGCAATTTTAATGCTGCTGCCCATTGGTAGTGGCGCCTCTAATATTATTATGCCGCATCTTGTTATGATCTCTATATTTTACTGGTTATCCTCACGGCCGCTGTTAATGCCTTACGGAGCCTGTGCAGTTTTAGGCTTGTGTATTGACCTATGGCTTAATGTACCGTTAGGGCTTAATATGTTGTTGTTGCTTTTAACGCGTCTTTTTGTACTGAATCAGCTTAAACATTATAAAGGCCGTAACAGGGCAGTGCACTGGGGTGTTTTTGCCGTTATGTCGTGCGGACTATATTTGATTTCATGGATACTGTTTTCGGCTATTCATAGCGAATTTTGGCCAATTAAACCGGTCTTGATGCAGTGGCTTGTAACAGCCTTTTCCTACGCCCCTGTTGCTTTTCTTCTGGGGCGCCTTAGGCGCTGGGCGTGGTAA
- the mreC gene encoding rod shape-determining protein MreC, with the protein MLSRGGSSGGSGVRRTGRGRETLWFYFLITLVFLGLELFGSGVPSQIRAIASDIVSPVLSTLERPVRIAQSGLERLAGVSDIYQENEDLRGENERLKQWRQAAMQLSRENETLRKILKVPKREIPPAATARVIGVGGGSFERSILTNAGQGDGVKNSQPVVDENGLIGRVIQVGYLTSRVLLITDLNSRVPVRLERTGDVAIAEGQNEAYLRLQYLAKNIHVEIGDRVITSGHGGVFPPDLPVARVSHIDGDYIFLEPVGLLGRLDHVRIMAYSTLPETADLAEGLLEEGTSNTTTEEGAE; encoded by the coding sequence TTGCTGTCACGAGGGGGATCAAGTGGTGGGTCCGGCGTACGTCGCACGGGCCGCGGTAGAGAGACTCTTTGGTTTTATTTTCTTATTACGCTTGTATTTTTGGGCTTGGAGCTTTTTGGCTCTGGCGTACCGTCACAGATACGTGCGATTGCCAGCGATATTGTAAGCCCTGTTTTAAGCACGCTTGAGCGCCCTGTTAGAATTGCCCAGTCTGGCCTCGAGCGACTAGCTGGCGTGTCTGATATTTATCAGGAAAATGAAGATTTACGCGGGGAAAACGAACGCCTTAAACAGTGGCGTCAGGCGGCAATGCAGTTGAGCCGCGAAAATGAAACGTTGCGCAAAATCTTAAAAGTGCCCAAACGAGAAATTCCTCCCGCAGCAACAGCTCGTGTTATTGGTGTTGGTGGGGGTAGTTTTGAACGCAGCATTCTTACCAATGCCGGGCAAGGTGACGGCGTAAAAAATAGCCAGCCGGTCGTTGATGAAAATGGTCTTATTGGCCGTGTTATTCAGGTAGGATATTTAACAAGCAGAGTTCTGCTGATTACTGATCTAAATAGCCGTGTGCCTGTTCGTCTCGAACGTACCGGTGATGTTGCCATTGCCGAGGGGCAAAATGAGGCTTATCTGCGGCTTCAGTATTTGGCAAAGAATATTCATGTTGAAATTGGTGACAGGGTTATTACCTCTGGTCATGGCGGCGTTTTCCCTCCTGATTTGCCGGTGGCAAGAGTTAGCCATATTGATGGGGACTATATTTTTCTTGAGCCTGTAGGGCTTTTGGGCAGGCTTGATCATGTACGCATTATGGCCTACAGCACATTGCCTGAAACGGCTGACTTAGCTGAGGGACTTCTGGAAGAAGGCACGAGTAATACGACAACGGAAGAGGGTGCAGAATAA
- a CDS encoding rod shape-determining protein encodes MLSKLLGMFSSDMAIDLGTANTLVYVKGRGIVLNEPSVVAIKSENGRDRVLAVGDEAKLMLGRTPSGIQAIRPLRDGVIADFHVAEQMIKHFIQKVHNRSFAAPEVVVCVPSGSTAVERKAIQESAEQAGARKVYLIDEPMAAAIGAGLPVTEPQGSMVVDIGGGTTEVAVISLCGIVFATSVRVGGDKMDEAIIGYIRRNHNLLIGEATAERIKKEIGTALVPEDGVGAVMTIKGRDLMNGVPKELEINQLQVAEALSEPVSAIVEGVKVALEQTAPELAADIVDRGVVLTGGGGLLQNIDTVIRRATGLPVTVAEEPLTCVALGTGRALEDEKLRLVLTESY; translated from the coding sequence ATGCTATCTAAGCTGCTCGGCATGTTTTCATCTGACATGGCCATTGATCTGGGTACAGCCAACACCCTTGTTTATGTTAAAGGACGGGGCATTGTGCTTAATGAACCGTCAGTTGTTGCAATTAAAAGTGAAAACGGACGCGACCGTGTACTGGCGGTAGGCGATGAGGCTAAGCTCATGCTGGGGCGCACACCTAGCGGTATTCAGGCAATACGCCCGCTACGCGATGGTGTCATTGCTGATTTCCATGTCGCCGAACAGATGATTAAGCATTTTATCCAAAAAGTTCATAACCGTTCATTCGCTGCCCCTGAAGTTGTTGTATGTGTGCCTTCGGGGTCTACTGCTGTTGAAAGAAAAGCTATTCAGGAATCGGCAGAGCAGGCTGGTGCCCGTAAAGTTTACCTTATAGATGAACCAATGGCGGCTGCTATTGGGGCTGGTTTGCCAGTTACAGAGCCACAGGGTTCTATGGTTGTTGATATTGGCGGTGGTACAACAGAAGTGGCTGTTATTTCTCTTTGCGGAATTGTGTTTGCCACATCTGTGCGTGTTGGCGGCGATAAAATGGATGAAGCCATCATTGGGTATATTCGCCGAAACCATAATCTGCTGATTGGTGAAGCAACAGCAGAACGAATCAAGAAAGAAATTGGCACGGCACTTGTGCCTGAAGACGGTGTCGGCGCTGTTATGACCATTAAGGGGCGTGACCTGATGAACGGTGTGCCAAAAGAGCTTGAAATTAATCAGTTGCAAGTGGCTGAAGCACTCTCTGAGCCTGTGAGCGCTATTGTTGAGGGTGTTAAAGTTGCGCTAGAGCAAACGGCGCCTGAATTGGCGGCCGATATTGTGGACCGGGGTGTTGTTTTAACCGGTGGCGGTGGCTTGTTGCAGAATATTGATACTGTTATTCGGCGCGCAACAGGTTTGCCTGTAACGGTTGCAGAGGAACCGCTTACCTGCGTTGCACTTGGCACTGGTCGTGCCCTTGAAGATGAAAAGCTGCGTCTGGTTTTGACTGAGAGCTATTAG
- a CDS encoding outer membrane beta-barrel protein, translating into MKNIFKVALAALATSVAFSAHADDAKLFNGAYVGAELGYADFSGGLDGISYGGFAGGRIQLENNIVLGVEGAFGSADVDYLDHIWSVTGTVGLVVGEDKKGLVYVGGGYTKAKASAFGVSVTGDDYAVKAGYEYALSSRFSVRGQVITAGFDDTQFGLGVLARF; encoded by the coding sequence ATGAAAAATATTTTTAAAGTAGCATTGGCTGCGCTTGCAACGTCTGTCGCATTTTCTGCACATGCAGATGATGCAAAACTCTTTAATGGTGCCTATGTTGGTGCAGAACTTGGCTATGCTGATTTCTCTGGCGGCCTTGACGGTATTTCATATGGCGGTTTTGCTGGCGGTCGTATCCAGCTCGAAAACAACATTGTTCTAGGTGTTGAAGGTGCTTTTGGTAGCGCAGATGTTGATTATCTTGATCATATCTGGTCTGTAACCGGTACTGTTGGTCTGGTTGTTGGCGAAGATAAAAAAGGCCTTGTGTACGTTGGTGGTGGCTATACTAAAGCAAAAGCTTCAGCTTTTGGTGTTAGTGTTACCGGTGATGACTATGCTGTAAAGGCTGGTTACGAGTATGCTTTGTCAAGCCGCTTCAGCGTACGGGGTCAGGTTATTACAGCTGGCTTTGACGATACGCAGTTTGGTCTTGGCGTTCTTGCTCGCTTCTAG
- a CDS encoding 2-isopropylmalate synthase gives MSHSEANRVRIFDTTLRDGEQSPGASMTLEEKLRIAEVLEAMKVDVIEAGFAIASNGDFECVQKIAEQIKNSTVCSLARAALGDIERAGEAIKPAKSGRIHTFIATSPLHMQVKLQMDPEDVIEAIHKSVSHARKYTDDVEWSAEDATRSELPFLYRAIETAIKAGATTINLPDTVGYATPDEYMAMFRSVIANVANADKAIFSTHCHNDLGLAVANSLAGVAGGARQIECTINGIGERAGNAAMEEVVMAIKTRGDALPFHTRIVTPEIMRASKLVSTVTGFAVQNNKAIVGANAFAHESGIHQDGMLKNAETYEIMTPASIGLMKSSLTMGKHSGRHAFADKLKDLGYELGDNAFQECFRRFKALGDRKKNIYDEDIIALVDDEVATSANRMQVLSLNTYSSSLGSAVSDLTMTIDGEKKKTVTYGSGPVDAAFVAIKELIGFEPHLQLFQVHAVTHGTDAQAECTVRLEHEGRTVNGQGAHEDTVTAAARAYVSAVNKLLVKRDKSAPGPK, from the coding sequence ATGTCACACAGTGAAGCTAACCGTGTGCGGATTTTTGACACGACACTGCGCGATGGTGAACAGTCACCGGGCGCGTCAATGACGCTTGAAGAAAAACTCAGAATTGCCGAAGTATTGGAGGCGATGAAAGTTGATGTGATTGAAGCCGGTTTTGCCATTGCTTCAAATGGTGATTTTGAATGTGTTCAAAAAATTGCAGAGCAAATAAAAAATTCGACAGTGTGTTCCCTAGCGCGTGCAGCGCTTGGTGATATTGAACGTGCAGGCGAGGCGATTAAGCCAGCAAAATCTGGCCGCATTCACACATTTATTGCAACAAGTCCTCTTCATATGCAGGTGAAGCTGCAAATGGACCCAGAAGACGTGATCGAAGCGATCCATAAATCGGTAAGTCATGCTCGCAAATATACAGATGATGTAGAATGGTCGGCAGAAGATGCGACCCGCAGTGAATTACCGTTTTTGTACCGGGCTATTGAAACAGCGATCAAGGCGGGGGCTACCACAATTAACCTGCCCGATACTGTGGGATATGCGACGCCAGATGAATATATGGCGATGTTCCGGTCGGTTATTGCGAATGTAGCAAATGCAGATAAGGCTATTTTTTCGACCCATTGTCATAATGATTTGGGCCTTGCTGTTGCAAATTCGCTTGCGGGTGTTGCAGGCGGTGCCCGGCAGATTGAATGCACCATCAATGGTATTGGTGAGCGTGCGGGCAACGCTGCTATGGAAGAGGTTGTGATGGCGATTAAAACGCGTGGTGACGCGCTACCCTTTCATACCCGCATTGTAACGCCAGAGATAATGCGAGCCAGCAAGCTTGTTTCAACTGTTACCGGGTTTGCGGTACAGAATAACAAGGCTATTGTTGGTGCAAATGCCTTTGCGCATGAAAGCGGTATTCACCAGGATGGTATGCTAAAAAATGCTGAAACATATGAAATTATGACACCAGCATCTATTGGGCTTATGAAATCATCCCTTACGATGGGTAAGCACTCAGGCCGTCATGCTTTTGCAGATAAGCTTAAAGATTTAGGCTATGAACTGGGCGATAATGCTTTTCAGGAATGTTTCCGACGTTTTAAGGCGCTTGGTGACCGCAAGAAAAATATTTACGACGAAGATATTATTGCGCTCGTAGACGACGAAGTTGCCACAAGCGCAAATCGCATGCAGGTTTTGTCCCTGAACACTTACTCTTCAAGTTTGGGCAGTGCTGTATCTGACCTGACAATGACAATTGACGGTGAAAAGAAAAAAACCGTTACGTATGGCTCAGGCCCAGTTGATGCTGCGTTCGTTGCTATTAAGGAACTGATTGGCTTTGAACCGCACTTACAGCTCTTTCAGGTTCATGCTGTTACGCATGGCACAGATGCACAGGCAGAATGCACAGTGCGCCTTGAGCATGAGGGGCGAACCGTCAACGGGCAGGGTGCGCACGAAGATACAGTAACCGCTGCGGCGCGTGCTTATGTTTCTGCTGTGAATAAGCTTTTGGTGAAGCGTGATAAATCAGCCCCTGGCCCTAAATAA
- a CDS encoding putative periplasmic lipoprotein, which produces MTFLRKFLSRVVVVGLVFGGAIVPSVSADTLKCDFRPLKKLGPPKPALVTDVPSIMTPVALNSVQIVDKNIRKKIMPQAVFARMSPTGTVEVMARLVNCTDYDQEILVRTSFMDLSQMPSEPTSIWKRLFLSPKSTQVYTEKSMLPDVGYYLIEVDEGD; this is translated from the coding sequence ATGACGTTCTTAAGAAAGTTTTTATCACGGGTGGTCGTGGTCGGTTTAGTGTTTGGTGGCGCTATTGTACCTTCAGTATCTGCTGATACATTGAAGTGTGATTTTAGGCCGCTTAAAAAGCTGGGGCCACCAAAGCCTGCGCTTGTGACAGATGTGCCTAGTATAATGACACCTGTAGCACTAAATAGCGTACAAATTGTTGACAAAAATATTCGCAAAAAGATTATGCCGCAGGCTGTTTTTGCGCGCATGTCTCCTACAGGGACAGTGGAAGTGATGGCCAGATTGGTGAATTGTACAGATTATGATCAAGAGATTCTTGTTCGTACATCTTTTATGGATTTAAGCCAGATGCCAAGTGAACCAACATCAATATGGAAACGACTGTTCTTGTCGCCAAAATCTACGCAAGTATATACGGAAAAATCCATGTTACCTGATGTTGGGTATTATTTGATAGAAGTTGATGAGGGAGATTAA
- a CDS encoding penicillin-binding protein activator LpoB translates to MMGSFFSINRGKQALLIIGASAGLVACGPAVNNSPGVATTVQDPSRQGAVSGIGIEGQDIQAMTDQMVRDMLSNPMLANAANPPQVIIDSGFFVNDSTQRMNKDLITNRLRVNLNRASLGRMVFVGRNYANMVEQERNLKRDGVVDTGTQGTTAAQAGGDYRLGGTIASADSRDAATGLMQRYTQITFEMVDLERGVIVWSGMYELSKAAADDIVYR, encoded by the coding sequence ATGATGGGTAGTTTCTTTTCAATTAATCGAGGCAAGCAAGCTTTACTTATTATTGGGGCGAGCGCAGGTCTTGTTGCGTGCGGACCAGCAGTAAACAATTCTCCTGGAGTTGCAACGACTGTTCAGGACCCAAGTCGTCAAGGCGCAGTTTCTGGGATCGGAATTGAGGGGCAAGATATTCAGGCAATGACAGACCAAATGGTACGAGATATGCTCTCTAATCCAATGTTGGCTAATGCCGCAAATCCACCGCAGGTTATTATTGATAGTGGTTTTTTTGTGAATGACAGCACGCAGCGTATGAATAAGGACCTGATTACAAACCGTTTGCGAGTGAACCTTAATAGAGCATCGCTTGGGCGCATGGTTTTTGTTGGTCGTAATTATGCTAATATGGTCGAGCAAGAGCGTAACCTGAAACGTGATGGTGTTGTAGATACTGGTACGCAGGGCACAACCGCAGCTCAAGCGGGTGGAGATTATCGCTTGGGCGGAACGATTGCATCGGCTGATAGTAGGGATGCTGCTACTGGGCTGATGCAACGGTATACGCAAATTACTTTTGAAATGGTTGATTTGGAACGGGGGGTTATTGTTTGGAGTGGTATGTACGAGCTATCGAAAGCAGCAGCAGACGATATAGTTTATAGATAG
- a CDS encoding AraC family transcriptional regulator: MIYNSYKLPLKMLEIPKMAQNDLTQLIEKYSITDSVYQTEIPSLRLIKMLSANIKMPTIYNPSLCIIAQGEKSVSLGAEAFSYGPSQYLVVSVDLPIIGQITKTSIEKPYLSLQIDIDPHQIGDLVSQATLKPSANTCRGLFVGNTDNAMADSVLRLVKLLETPADIPVLAPLALREIYYRLLNSPYGNEIAQLTLNGSNIQRISSVIQLLKENFTKQIRIEDMAATAKMSLSSFHNHFKSITAMSPLQYQKRLRLTEARRIMLVNDTDAASAAYSVGYESTSQFSREYARMFGAPPMKDINTIKGKPLEQMALAE; encoded by the coding sequence ATGATATATAATAGTTATAAATTACCCTTGAAAATGCTGGAAATTCCCAAAATGGCTCAAAACGACCTAACACAGCTGATTGAAAAATACTCCATTACAGACAGTGTCTATCAAACTGAAATACCATCACTCCGCCTGATCAAAATGCTTTCTGCCAATATCAAGATGCCAACGATTTACAACCCGTCGCTCTGTATCATTGCGCAAGGGGAAAAGTCTGTCTCACTCGGCGCTGAAGCCTTTAGCTACGGTCCATCGCAGTATCTTGTTGTATCTGTTGATCTGCCTATTATTGGCCAGATCACAAAAACAAGCATCGAAAAACCTTATTTGTCCCTCCAAATTGATATAGACCCCCACCAAATTGGGGATTTAGTCTCTCAAGCCACCCTGAAGCCATCTGCTAATACATGCAGAGGTTTGTTTGTTGGCAATACAGACAATGCCATGGCAGACAGCGTCCTCAGGCTTGTAAAGCTACTTGAAACCCCGGCAGATATACCTGTTCTGGCACCACTTGCCCTGCGTGAAATATATTATCGCTTATTAAACAGCCCATACGGTAACGAAATTGCCCAACTCACCCTGAATGGTAGTAATATTCAGCGCATATCCAGCGTTATTCAATTACTGAAAGAAAACTTTACAAAACAAATTAGAATTGAAGATATGGCAGCTACTGCAAAAATGAGCCTGTCCTCTTTTCATAACCATTTTAAAAGCATTACGGCCATGAGCCCGCTGCAATACCAGAAGCGCTTGCGCCTGACAGAAGCGCGGCGCATCATGCTCGTGAATGATACAGACGCTGCTAGTGCAGCTTACAGTGTAGGCTATGAAAGCACGTCGCAGTTTAGCCGCGAATATGCCCGCATGTTCGGTGCCCCTCCAATGAAAGACATTAACACTATTAAAGGCAAGCCTTTAGAGCAAATGGCTCTCGCGGAATAA